The window CGCGAACCGTTCCTCGGTCTCTCCGGGGTAGCCGACGATGAAGGTCGTGCGCAGGGCTGCATCGGGAAAGAACTCCCGCACCTGCGCGACCACGTCCCGCGGGTCGCGCCGGAAAGGCCGGCCCATGGAGGCCAGGATGTCGGGATGGGCGTGCTGCAGGGGGATGTCGAAATAGGGGATGAAGGGTCGCCCCAGATCGCGCAGGAAGGACAGCAGATCCCGGTCGAGGCCGGCCGGGTAGAGATACATGAGCCGCATCCAGGACAGGCCCGGCAGGGGCGCGAGCTTTTCGAGCAGGCCGCGCAGGGCTCTTTCGCCCCTGTCCCGCCCGTAGGCCGTGACGTCCTGGGCGATGAGGACCAGTTCCTTGCGGCCCTGATCCAGGCAGCGTTTGGCGTCGTCGAGGATCGCGCTTTCCGGACGGCTGACCAAAGGCCCGCGGATGGAGGGGATGGTGCAGAAGCGGCAGCGGTTGTCGCAGCCCTCGGCGATCTTCAGGTAGGCGAAACCGGGCGCCGTGGTCAGCAGGCGCGCCGGAGGAAAGTCCTGCAGGACCGAACGGCCGTCCCTGGCGGCGAGGAGTTCCCGAACCCGGTGCAGCAGTTCGCCTTGGCGGTGGATCTCCAGGAAAAGGTCCACCTCCGGCAATTCGGCGCGCAGGTCCTGGCCGTAGCGCGAGACCAGGCAGCCCGTGACCACCAGGGGCGGCCTGGGGTCGAGGGACGCCAGGGCCTGGGCAGTGTCGAGGATGACCTGCAACGACTCGCTGACCGCGGGCTCGATGAAGCCGCAGGTGTTGACGAGGACCACGTCGGCGTCCTCGGGACCGGCCGCGTTGACGAAGGCGGAGCCGAATCCGCCGAGCATCCACTCCGTGTCGACCTGGTTCTTGGGACACCCCAGGCTGATGGTATGTACTCGCACTTTTTCCATTATTCCTCCAATTCCGCCTCGAATTCCGGCTCAGGCCAGAATGTCACGCGGTCCTTGACGATGCCGAGTCCGGCCAGGGCCGGCGCGTTGGCGCGGCCGTGCCCCCAGAACTCGCCGCTGAGCCGGGCCGGCACGGAAATGCGCGCCAGCCGCCCGCCTGCGGAAAAAAGCCTCTGCTCCAAAAATAGCCGCAGGGCAAGGCTGCGGGCCATGTTCCCGAAGGC is drawn from Desulfomicrobium escambiense DSM 10707 and contains these coding sequences:
- the rimO gene encoding 30S ribosomal protein S12 methylthiotransferase RimO, with product MEKVRVHTISLGCPKNQVDTEWMLGGFGSAFVNAAGPEDADVVLVNTCGFIEPAVSESLQVILDTAQALASLDPRPPLVVTGCLVSRYGQDLRAELPEVDLFLEIHRQGELLHRVRELLAARDGRSVLQDFPPARLLTTAPGFAYLKIAEGCDNRCRFCTIPSIRGPLVSRPESAILDDAKRCLDQGRKELVLIAQDVTAYGRDRGERALRGLLEKLAPLPGLSWMRLMYLYPAGLDRDLLSFLRDLGRPFIPYFDIPLQHAHPDILASMGRPFRRDPRDVVAQVREFFPDAALRTTFIVGYPGETEERFAALEAFVRDARFMHLGVFPYYPEDGSEAAVLPDQLPDAVKEERRDRIMTLQAEISEELLAEFEGAELEVLVDRPHEEWPGLYEGRTWFQAPEVDGITYVSGENVRPGRMVRAVIEETKTYDLVALA